Genomic DNA from Haloarcula marina:
ACTTCGTACTCGTACTCGACGTCCTCACCGGCCAGCGGGTGGTTGAAGTCCACGCGGGCGCGGCCCCCGATGATGGTCTCGACGTGGCCGTGCTGGCCGTCGATGTCGACGTGGCCGCCGGGGTAGCGGTCGTCTTCCGGAATCTTGTCCTTCGAGACGGTGCGGACTTCGGACTCGTCGTACTCGCCGAAGGCGTCGACGGCGGCGATGGTCACGGTGCCCTCGTCGCCGACTTCTTTCCCGTAGATGTCCTCTTCGACATCCGGGAAAATGTGGTTCTCGCCCAGGACGATGGTGCGGGGACCGAAGTCCTGCTGTTCGGTGTCGATGCCGTCTTCCTCGGCGACTTCGACGTCCGTGGTGTCGACGAGTCGGCCGTCCTCGACGGTGCGGGCGGTGTAGGCGAGTTTGATGACGTCGCCCTGCTGGAGTCCGCTCTCGGTCGCTTCTTCGGGCTCTTCGTCGGCCGCCTCTGTTTCGACTTCCTCTGTCGCGTCGGCCTCGGAGTCGTTGCTCATATCCTGTTGGTCAGGCGTGCCACTCTTAAGAACAACGTTTCCCGCCCGCCGTCACGCGTCGGCGTCGCTCTCGTCGAGGATGCGCCGAAGCTTCGACGCGTCGATGTTCCGACCGGAGATGGGGATGACGACCGTCTCACCGGCAATCTCCGCCCCGGCGTCGAGGGCGGCGGCGACGGCCGTCGCGCAGGCCCCTTCGGCGACGATTCGCTCGTCACGGAACAGTCGGGCCACGCTCTCGCGGAGGGCGTCCTCGGAGACGAGACGGAAGTCCGAGAGGCCGTCGCCGAGCACCCCCATCGTGAGTGCGAACGGGACGCGAGTGGCGACGCCTTCGGCCATCGTCTCCATTCGGTCGTGCGGGGCCAGCGTGCCGTCGGTCCACGCGTGATACATGGCGGGTGCGGCCGCCGACTGCACGCCGACGACATCGGCGTCGGTCAGTTCGGCGACGGTGAGGCAGTACCCCGCCGCCGACGTGCCGCCGCCGACGGGACAGAACAGGCGGTCGACCTCGGGGAGTTGGTCGACGACTTCCAGACCGGCGGTGCCGACGCCCGCGACCAGTTTCGGTTCGTTCCCCGAGTGGACGTAGCGCGCGCCCTCCGCGACGGCGATGCCCTCGATGTGTTCGCGTGCGGCGTCGTAGTCGGGGCCGTGTTGAATGACCGTCGCGCCGAGACGCTCCATGGACGCCACTTTCCCCGGGTTCGCGTCCTCGGGGACGCCGATGGTCACTGGCACGTCGAACTCCCGGCCAGCCCACGCGATAGACTGTCCGTGGTTGCCGGAACTCGCGGTGATGAGGCCCCGGTCTCGGAACGCGTCGTCGAGCGAGGAGACGAGATTCACCCCGCCTCGTACTTTGAAGGCCCCGGTGGGGAGGGTGTCTTCCCGCTTTAAGTACACGTCGGCGTCGAGTTCGGCCGACAGCGTCTCGGACCGGACCAGCGGCGTCTGGGGGAGGTACTGGTCGACGACGTCGCGGGCGCGCCGCACGTCGTCCGTCGTGGGCGGCGTCAGGTCGTGATACGGGAAGACGGTCGTTTCGTCGGGGGACTCCACAGGGTCGTAGCGACCGTCCATACACCTCCCCTGTGGGCAGAGACACTAAAACTCGCGGTCCCACCGATGTGGTCAGGACTGGTGCGGTCGTGATGCGAGCCCACAGAGTCGTGTTTACTGACGAACATTTATTGGCTGGGAATCGTAGGTCGCCCAATGGAACGTCCCGATGACCACGCCAGCGACGGTCCATCGCCACCGAGAGACGAGACGAGGGGATTCACCTACTGGGCGCCGGCGATTATCGCCGCTTTGAGCCTGTTCCTCGGCGTTCTCGATACTTCGATGATGAACGTCGCGCTCCCGGCAATCGTCCAAGACCTCGACACGACGGTTAGCTCGATGCAGGCGGCCATCGCCGTCTACTCGATGGTGATGGCCGCGTTAATCATCCCCGGCGGAACCCTCAGGGGAGCCATCGACACCAAGCGACTCCTCATCGTCACGCTGGGCGTCTACAGCGTCGGCACGCTCTTGGCGGGCCTCAGTTGGAGCATGCCGGTGCTCTTCTTTAGCTGGTCCATCGTGGAAGGCATCGCCGCCGCCCTCCTGTTGCCGATAACCTACTCCATCATCGTCGAGAACTACGTCGGGAGCGACCGCGCGAAGGCGTTCGGCGCTATCGGCGGGGTGACGGCCGTCGGCGTCGCTGTGGGTCCGATGCTCGGCGGGATGCTCACGACGTACGCTAGCTGGCGCTGGGGATTCCTCGGCGAGTTCCTCCTCGTCCTCCTCATCGTCGGGTTGACACTCCGCTACCTTCGCTCACAGCCGACCAACGAGCAGATAACGGTGGACGTTGGCGGCACGATTCTCTCGATACTCGCCGTCGTCGGGATTATCGGTGGGTCGCTCCTCGCAGGGTACTACGGGTGGATTCGTCCCCTGCGCCCGCTCGTCGTCGGGGGGACGCTCGTCCAACCGCTCGGTCTCTCGCCCGCAATCTGGTGCATCGGGTTGGGCATCGCCCTGCTCGTCGCGTTCGTTCAGTGGGAATTCCGGCAGCATCGCATCGGACGACCGACGCTGATTCCGGTAGCAGTACTGCAGAACCGGACGTTTGCGACGGGCGTTCTCACGTTCGGGAGCGAATCGCTGTTCCTCGCCGGATTCATGTTCACCGTGCCGGTGTTCCTCCAGTCCGCACTCGGGTACTCGGCGTTCGAGAGCGGCGTCGCGCTCCTGCCGTTCTCGGTGTCGACGCTCGTGTTGGCGGTGATATCCACTGGCTGGCGTGCGTACGTCGCCCAGAAACGGCTCATCCAACTCGGTCTCGTTCTCATCGGACTCGGTCTGGTGCTCCTGACGAGGGCGACCGGAATCGACCAGACCATCCGCGACTTGGTGGTGCCGATGACGGTTATCGGCATCGGGCTCGGACTGTTCACCGGACAGGTCGTGGACTTGACGATGTCTGCCGTCCCGGAGCGATTCTCGAACGTCTCCTCCGGCGTGATTAACTCGCTGAGCCAACTGGGGTACGCCTTCGGAACGGCCGTCGCCGGTTCGGCCCTCCTGTCTCGGTATTACGGGAGCCTCGTCGCCGAGACGACGCTGCTCGCGACCGGGACTGCGGTCACGGGCGAGGACCGGCGGGAACTGGCGGTCAAACTCGAAGACGCCCTCGAGGCGACGACCCAGGCCCAACAGGACGCGTTCGTAAGCGGTCTGTCGCCCGACCTCCAGCGGGAGCTAGTGGGGATACTCCAGTCCTCGATGGTGGCCGCCCAACGGGCAGTCCTGGTCGTGCTCGTGTTGTTCGTCCTCGTGACCCTCCTCGCGTCGAGTTTCCTTCCCCCCTCGAAGCCGGGACAGGCGAAAAGCCGGGACGCGAAGACCACGCAGTCCGACGAGGCACAACCGGCCACTGGCGAGTGATGCAATCGCTTTTGAGCGTCCCACCGAAGTACGAGCCATGTACGAAGTCGAAGTGAAAGTCGCCGCGCCCGCCGCCGCCGTCGTCGCTCGCCTCGACGAACTGGGTGCCGAGCAGACCGGCGACGTGGTGCAGGTCGACACCTACTACGATGCGCCACACCGTGATTTCGCCGAGACGGACGAAGCCTTCAGACTCCGCCGGGAGACGCGCGACGGTGACACCGAGGCCCGAATCACGTACAAGGGGCCGCTGGTCGAGGCCGCCTCGAAGACCCGGGAAGAGTTCGAGACGGGCGTCGACGACGGGGAGACGGCCGACGCGATCTTCGGACAGTTGGGGTTCGAACCGGCCGCGACGGTCAGAAAAGACCGACGGTTCTACCGCTACGACGGCTACACGGTCACGGTCGACGACGTAGAAGACGTGGGTGAGTTCGTCGAAGTCGAGACGGAAACGGACGCGGAGGGCGTCGACGCGGCACGGGAGGGTGCGTTCGACGTGCTTCGGGACCTCGGTCTGGACCCCGACGACCAGATTCGGACCTCGTACCTCGGTCTCCTGCTCGAAAATGCAGGCGAGTAATCTTTCCCCACCGAACGGTTCCCGTAAGTTATAGAACCCGGGCCAGCAAAGAACGGAGCAATGACCGAGCGGAACATCCACGTCCAACCGGAGAGTGGATTGGCAGTCGAGGACCAGAACGTCGAAATCGTCGAGCGAAAGGGCATCGGCCACCCGGACTCCATCTGCGACGGCGTCGCCGAGAGCGTCTCGCGGGCACTGGCACAGACCTACATCGAGCGAGTCGGCCACGTCCTGCACTACAACACCGACGAGTCGCAACTCGTCGCCGGGACGGCCGCGCCCGCCTACGGCGGCGGCGAAGTCCTCGAACCCATCTACCTC
This window encodes:
- a CDS encoding FKBP-type peptidyl-prolyl cis-trans isomerase; its protein translation is MSNDSEADATEEVETEAADEEPEEATESGLQQGDVIKLAYTARTVEDGRLVDTTDVEVAEEDGIDTEQQDFGPRTIVLGENHIFPDVEEDIYGKEVGDEGTVTIAAVDAFGEYDESEVRTVSKDKIPEDDRYPGGHVDIDGQHGHVETIIGGRARVDFNHPLAGEDVEYEYEVVEEVTDREEKAQGIIKMMLDMELDLWFETDTVEEEQLVESDDEDEDEESEPEYETVEVEKDTLYIEATPQLTMNQQWMMGKQQIAQQLTQLLDVDRIIVQEELGGMGMGMGGMMGGMGGAGGADLEAALEDADVDAEEIVDEIEGAEE
- a CDS encoding threonine ammonia-lyase — encoded protein: MDGRYDPVESPDETTVFPYHDLTPPTTDDVRRARDVVDQYLPQTPLVRSETLSAELDADVYLKREDTLPTGAFKVRGGVNLVSSLDDAFRDRGLITASSGNHGQSIAWAGREFDVPVTIGVPEDANPGKVASMERLGATVIQHGPDYDAAREHIEGIAVAEGARYVHSGNEPKLVAGVGTAGLEVVDQLPEVDRLFCPVGGGTSAAGYCLTVAELTDADVVGVQSAAAPAMYHAWTDGTLAPHDRMETMAEGVATRVPFALTMGVLGDGLSDFRLVSEDALRESVARLFRDERIVAEGACATAVAAALDAGAEIAGETVVIPISGRNIDASKLRRILDESDADA
- a CDS encoding MFS transporter; protein product: MERPDDHASDGPSPPRDETRGFTYWAPAIIAALSLFLGVLDTSMMNVALPAIVQDLDTTVSSMQAAIAVYSMVMAALIIPGGTLRGAIDTKRLLIVTLGVYSVGTLLAGLSWSMPVLFFSWSIVEGIAAALLLPITYSIIVENYVGSDRAKAFGAIGGVTAVGVAVGPMLGGMLTTYASWRWGFLGEFLLVLLIVGLTLRYLRSQPTNEQITVDVGGTILSILAVVGIIGGSLLAGYYGWIRPLRPLVVGGTLVQPLGLSPAIWCIGLGIALLVAFVQWEFRQHRIGRPTLIPVAVLQNRTFATGVLTFGSESLFLAGFMFTVPVFLQSALGYSAFESGVALLPFSVSTLVLAVISTGWRAYVAQKRLIQLGLVLIGLGLVLLTRATGIDQTIRDLVVPMTVIGIGLGLFTGQVVDLTMSAVPERFSNVSSGVINSLSQLGYAFGTAVAGSALLSRYYGSLVAETTLLATGTAVTGEDRRELAVKLEDALEATTQAQQDAFVSGLSPDLQRELVGILQSSMVAAQRAVLVVLVLFVLVTLLASSFLPPSKPGQAKSRDAKTTQSDEAQPATGE
- the cyaB gene encoding class IV adenylate cyclase yields the protein MYEVEVKVAAPAAAVVARLDELGAEQTGDVVQVDTYYDAPHRDFAETDEAFRLRRETRDGDTEARITYKGPLVEAASKTREEFETGVDDGETADAIFGQLGFEPAATVRKDRRFYRYDGYTVTVDDVEDVGEFVEVETETDAEGVDAAREGAFDVLRDLGLDPDDQIRTSYLGLLLENAGE